TCTCTTTCATTAAGCCTTTTGTTTTCTATATTTTGGCATCTAACCCTTTTATTTAGAATATTTTGCGAGATAAAATTTCGATAAGCGCAACAAAATAAAAGGCTTGCCAGTTCAGCATGAGGGGGGACCGCTCTACATAGATTTGTCATCCTGAACGGAGATGCAGCGCAGAGCCTGACCTGAATAAAGACCTGTATTTTTGTTCTATCTTTTGGTTCGCATCTTCCATGCCGATCCGCAGCCAACTGGCTTGCCGTGATATCGGTACAGATCGGTGTTAAGTCTTTCCTCCAGCAGGATATGGGTCGCGCCTTTGAACCGGATCGGGGTAGACTAGCCGGAGGGCCGTCAGGCCACCCTTGGACCTCATGCGCGCCCTGATTCTCTCGGACATCCACGCAAATCTCGAAGCCCTGAACGCCGTTCTGGAAGCTGCAGCAGGAACCTATGATGTGCTGTGGAATCTAGGGGATGTCGTTGGTTATGGAGCCAGTCCGAACGAGGTCATCGAAATCATCCGCCCTCTGGCGCAGCTGAATGTCCGAGGTAATCACGACCGGGTTTGTTGCGGTCTGGCTTCGGCTCTGGGATTCAATCCAATTGCCCGCGCTGCTGCGAACTGGACCCATGATGAGATGACAGAGGAGAATCGCCAATGGCTGGCAGGGGTTCCGAAAGGCCCTATCCATCCGGAGGGTGTTCCGGGAATCGTTCTGGCGCATGGCTCGCCTCTGAATGAGGACCAGTACATCCTGACGATGCGGGACGCCTGGGCTCCTTTGCAACAGACCGGCATCGAGATCACCTTTATCGGTCACACTCACCTGCAAGGCGGATTCTGCCAACGTGAAGAACAGTGGCATGAACTTCGACCTCGCTATGAGACTCGCAATGATGCTGAAAGCTGGATCTTGCCCCTTCCGGAAAGGACCCGCCACCTGATCAATCCTGGTTCCGTCGGACAGCCTCGCGACCACGACTGGCGCGCGGCCTTCGCGATCTACGACAGCGAAGCGTCAGAGATTGTGTTCCATCGGGTTCCTTACGACCTGACGACCGCGCAGGGGCGCATCCTGATGGCAGAGCTTCCGGAAAAGCTGGCGCTGCGGCTGCGCGAGGGCCGGTAAAGACGGATATTCTGAAGGGGAATAACGCGGATAGGCAGGTTTATGTCGCTTTACAGCTACCGAAGTGCTGGGACTCTTCGTCAGAGCAGAGACTGCAATCTCAACAAGCTCCCCAATTCAATGAGATTTATTCCTTCTGCTTTTCTTCTAATTTTTTTGGGTATGACAGGCGCTAACAGTCTGGCCCAGGGTAGCGGCTGCAAGGATACATTAGCGATTGAAAGCCAATTTGCCTCGCCCATGGGCTCGACCTACGTGCCGCTGGATAGCTGGATTTATTCGGCAATCGACCGTTTGCATGGGCTTGGCTATGCGGACCAAGCCTATCTTGGGATGCGTCCCTGGACCCGCATGAGCATTGTGCATATGCTCGCCGAGACCGCGGACAAGATTGCAGATGCGAACGACGACGAAGCCTGCACGATCTTCCACAGCCTTCAACGGGAGATGGAACCCGATGTAGAGGATTGGAACGGATCGCGCGAGCCACGAACGAAACTTGAGAGCGTCTATACCCGGTTATCCGGCACAGCAGGAACTCCGCTGCGCGACAGCTTTCATCTGGGCCAGACATTCGTCAACGACTATGGCCGTCCTTACCATGAGGGTTTTAACAACATTACCGGCTTCAGTACGCGTAGCTCGGCAGGACGGTTTTCGCTCTACTTCCGCGGCGAATATCAGCACGCACCGGGAGCCCCGGGATATAACAACGCACTCAGTACGTTGCTCTCGAATAATGACCTCATCTCGTTCACAGACCATCCGAATCAGGCCACTATTCCTTCAGGGCCGATTCCGGCAGCAAATAACTTTCGGATTGTCGAAGCGAATGTTTCTTACCTTCTGTTAAACCACCAGTTCTCTTTTGGTAAGAGCGACCATTGGCTTAGTCCAGCGCAGGGCGGAAGTTTTGCCTGGAGCAACAACGCCGAGAACATCTACGCGTTTCAAATCGATCGCGTCGAACCTCTCTACATCCCGCTTCTCTCCCAGATTACGGGCCCCTTCCGGTATCAATTCTCCGTCGGTAGCTTGAAAGGGCACACGACACCGAACGCTCCGTGGATGCACGTCGAAAAACTGAGTTTCAAACCGACGGAGAACCTGGAACTGGGCTTTGGGAGAACCGTCATCTGGGGTGGACAAAGACACGTGCCGATCACTTTCGGAACCTTCTTCAGGAGCTTCTTCCATATGACCAATGTTTCGGCAGAAGAGAAGTTTTCCAGAAATGATCCGGGGGCACGGTTCAGCTTCTTCGATTTCTCCTATCGAGTGCCCTTTGCGCGGAACTGGCTCACTCTATACTCTGACTCCTTCGCGCACGACGATGTAAACCCCATCAGCGCTCCTCGCCGGGCAGCCATCCGGCCGGGAATCTACCTGTCGCATTTTCCGGGATTGAAGCAACTGGACTTCCGTGCCGAGGCGGCCAGCACCGATCCTCCGACGAGCCGAAGCAATAGCGGCGCTTTCATTTACGCCGAAGCTGTCCAGCTACAGGGCTACACCAACAAAGGATCCATCCTGGGTGACTGGATTGGCCGCGAATCGAAAGGCGGACAGGCGTGGCTTACCTATCATCTTTCGCCTGAAGAACAGGTGCAGGTCTCCTGGCGTGGAGCTAAAGCCGCGAAGGACTTTATTCCAGGCGGCACGACCCAGAACATCTTTCAGGTCTCCGCGATCAAGAGATTTCACAAGGACTTCGAAGTGCGTGGATTGTTCCAGCACGAGCAATGGAAAGCACCGGTGTATAAGCCAGGTGGCCAAAGCGACACGAGCGTTTCCATGCAGATTACCTGGTTGCCAAAATCTATAAAGTAACGCTCTTACCGCCTGAGCGAATTTATTTGGGCATGGGGATCGATTCAACCTTGCCTGTGGCTCGCTCCGTAAACCAGAGAGTATCGCCTGCGGGTTCGATGCCGGTCGGCGTCTTAAGCCCTTCTTTGAGAACAGTAACGTTCGCCTTGTCTCCGTTGACGGTGAGGGCCAAAATTCTGCCGCCGCCATTTTCGGCGACGAAGAGCTTACCGTTCGCAGCACGCATGCCATCGGGAGCTTTGACCAACTGGTCCATCCAGATATCCACGGGAGCACCGGGTTTTCCATCAGCACTTACCGGAATGCGGTAGAGCTTATTGAAGACGACGTTGTTCACATAGAGCGTGCCATCCAGGAAGGTAATGCCATCGATGCCATTGAGCGTCCGATGTTCCAGATAGAGCTCTGCGGTGGAGGCGCCTGCCGGCAACCGGAAAATCTTACCGTTCGCGGTGTCGGTTATATAGAGCGCCTTATCAGGCCCGATCGCAAAGTCGTTGCACATACTGTTGTCTCCGGGCAGGTTCCAGCGAACCTTCTGTGCTCCGGTGCGGAGGTCGAAGCCCCGAAGAGCGGTATGCCGTTGCACGGGAGTCGTGTTCGGCACCGGGGTAAGCTGACACGTCCACAATGTATTGCTGGCAGCATCCGCGAGCATGCCGAAGAAGAATGTTCCGGGGCCTTCGGCGCTGGCGTCGATGAACTTTTCTGCTGTGGAGGAACCCGAACGCACCCGATAGACGAAGGGCGAGCTGGCGCTACCGGCGATCAACACGCCTCCTGGCGCGACGGTCATGCTCTCGGGCTGCGACTTCGCATCGCCGATCAGGATCTCAGCAGCGGATGCGACCTGGGCAAGACTTATGATGAGAGCAATGCAGGTAGCCAGACGGCGAGCGTTCGAGATAGACATCGTAAAAATCTCCTCAGTGTGATCGATTCGTACCCATGCGATGCATGGTTTTCATAGACAGGTACGAGAGCTTGTGTCAAACGATCAGTCCAGTATATGGATGAGGTCAAGACTCGGCCACTTTCCGCCTGACGCCAGGATCGTCGCGGACATGGCAGGTCACGGCCTGCTACCCTATAAGAGTCCATGTTTCACCCTACAAATAACCTCAGAATCAAGTCCTCCAAGGTCGTCCTGCCTCCCGTCTTCCTCGAAGAGGAGATGCCCGTAACGGAGCAGAGCTCCAGTACCGTCTTCGAAACGCGGCGGCAGATCGGCAACATCCTTGAAGGCACGGATGACCGCCTGGTTGTAGTCGTCGGCCCTTGTTCCATTCACGACGTCGATGCCGCACGCGAATATGCTGCACGGTTGAAAAAGGTCAGCGACACGCTCGCCAACGAACTGCTGATCGTGATGCGCGTGTACTTTGAGAAGCCGCGTACGACTCTGGGCTGGAAGGGGCTAATCAACGACCCCTATTTCGACGAGTCGTTCCACATCAACGATGGCCTGCGCATCGCTCGCCATCTGCTGCTCGATCTCGCCAAGATGGGCGTCCCGGCAGGCACTGAGTTTCTGGACATGATTACGCCGCAGTACATCGCCGACCTCGTCAGCTGGGGAGCGATCGGAGCGCGCACCACCGAGAGCCAGGTACATCGCCAGCTGGTCTCCGGACTCTCGTGCCCGGTTGGCTTCAAGAACGGCACCTCGGGCAATATCAAGATCGCAATCGAGGCAATCGTCTCGGCCAACCACCCGCACACCTTCCTGGGAACTTCGGAGACGGGCCAGTCGGCGATTCTGTTTACGGCGGGCAATCCGGAGTGCCACATCATCCTGCGCGGAGGTGGGCAGGTGACTAACTTCGATGCAGCCTCGGTCCAGACGACCGCAGAACAGATGGAGAAGGCCGCCATCAAACCACGTATCATGATCGACTTCAGCCACGCCAATAGCGGTAAAGACTTTCGCAAACAAGCAGCGGTATGTCGCGACGTGCGGGAGCAGATCGCAGGCGGCGATAGCCGCATCATGGGCGTGATGATCGAAAGCAATCTGGTTGAAGGTGCGCAGTCACTGGTGAATGGCAAGGCTCATGTCTATGGACAGAGCATTACCGATGCCTGCATCGGCTGGCCGGAGACCGAGACACTGCTCGGCGAACTGGCTGAAGCAGTGGCCAAACGCAGGGAACTGCGTGAAGCACGCTAGCTGTTGAAGCTATTTAGTCATTGATCAACTTCATATAGGCGTAGTCGATCTCGGCAGCTTCAAGAGGCGTCATCCCGGTCATCGGTGGGTCCTGCTCGACGAAAAAATGCTCCACACCTGCGCGTTTAGCAGCGGCGAGGATGGGCTTGTAGTCGATGTGGCCCCGTCCAAGTTCGGTGGGATGCGGTGCCCCAGCACCTCCCATCGTGGTCGTCACCTTCGTTCCCGCAGGAAAGTCTTTGACGTGGATGACACGATAACGATTGGGATGACGCTGGAAGTACTGGATAGGATCGGCGCCGGCGGTGACCATCCATCCACAATCGGCCTCAAACTGAACTACCACAGGGTCCGTTTCAGCGAGCAGAATCGCATAGCCGGTCTCGCCGCCGCCAAGGTCGCGGAACTCGTGCGTGTGATTGTGATAGGCGAACTGGACTCCCGCCTTCTTTGCCTCTTCTCCAATGCGGTTGGCACGTTCTGCGATGCGCTTGAAATCGTCGGCGGTCAGGCTGTTGAGTTTTGCCATGATCTCGCCGAAACCACCCGCAGTGGATGGTGGGGCGCCGGACGCCGGCAGCAGGATGGAGCTCGCGGCATAAGGTACGCGTAGCGCCTTCGCCTCCTCCAGCACCTTGGCTGTCTCTTTGAAGCCAAACTGCAGATGCGCCGCAGGGCACTTCAGGCCTGCATCGTCAATGAGCTTCCGTAATGCGGCAGGAGTGAGATTGGCAAAACCCGATACCTCGACCTCCTGATACCCCAGCGCAGCAATCTTATGCAGGGTTCCGGCCGGATCTTTTGCCAATGGCTCGCCAACGGTGTATAGCTCCAGCCCGATAGGCGATGAGGAGGCCTCGGCCCATGCCCTGGAACCGAAGGATGAGGCAAGCACAACCGCTGTTGTCTGAGCGAGAAATTTCCGTCGTGAGGTCTTAGCCATGAGACAGGATCCCCCTTCCTGAAAAGAACAGGAATCACTATACCCCAGCGCTTGACTGGTTAGGCGTCAGTGAGTTAACGACGAAGTTGATGATTTTCTTCGAAGAGCCAAGACTAGACAAACGCCAATAGTTGAAGACTCAAACGGCCTGACTGCTAAATGCTAGCCAACTTTCGCAATTGTCTCCGGTAGGAGCCTCATAGCACGTTGTTCAGAGGCTGTGATAGTTTCGCCCTCAACCTCTTTCCAAGGTAAGGTGAGTCGCATATTCCGAAACCTTACGGTCGGTTACCGAATACCCAAGTCCCCGCAGATCCAACCCATCGAACAATGCTTCGCCCGTGCCTAAGAGAATGGGCGCCGACACGATGTGAAGCGAGTCGATTAATCCAGCCTGCAGATACTGTCGCACGGTCGACACCCCGCCTCCAATCTTGATGTCTTTCGTTCCCGCAGCTTTCTTCGCGCGATCCAGTGCTTCCTCGATCCCACCAGTAACAAAGTAGAAAGTTGTTCCCCCTTCCATGACGATGGGCTCACGTTCATAGTGAGTCAGGACGAAGGTCGGTGCATGATACGGCGGATTGTCGCCCCACCAGCCCTTCCATGAATCGTCCGGCCAGGGACCACGCACGGGGCCAAACATATTGCGTCCAAGGATGAACGCACCAAAGTTTTCCATTGCCCGAGAAGCAAATACATCGTCGATGTCACCAACCGATCCGCCCTCTTGCCCGACCATTGAACAGAAGGTCCTCGTATGGAAGTACCACTGAAAGAGATCCTTTCCTCGCTTTCCGAGGGGATCAGTCAGGCTCTGTTCGGACCCGGCGCCGAAACCGTCCAAAGAGACTCCAAATCCGGCGACTCGCACTCTTGACATATCTGTTCCTTTCTCTCGTTTTTGGTTGCTAGGCGGTCACTGTCAATCACGCTCGCTGTTCCTCCAACGCCATCGCGAGTACTTCCCATTCGGCCGTAAGTATCGCTTTCTCGCTACGCAGGTCGTCGAGCTCGGCGGCATCCTTCTGCGACTGTTCGGCGGAGACAAAATTGCCTAACCGCTCCTCAGCGGCGGCAATCTTCTCTTCGAGTCGCGGGATCTCCTCTTCAGCGAACCTGAGGCGGTCTTCCATCTGTTTGAGCTTGATGGGATTCAGCTTCTTCACCGAAGCGGAAGGGGGCTCTACGACAGCCACAGTAGCGACGACAGGCTCAGGCTCTGCAACTGGCGGCTTCTTGAGATCAACGATCAGCGACTCTTTCACCTTCTCGGGGCCGCCCTGTTTGCGCCACAGGTAATCCTCATAGTTGCCGGGGAAGATGTGGACGCGCTTGTCCTCGACCTCGAAGACGCGCGTGGCGAGGCCGTCGATGAAGTAGCGATCGTGCGAGACAAAGAGCACCGTGCCGGTAAAGTTGCGGATGGCATCGAGCAGCACATCTTTCGCGCGAAGATCGAGGTGGTTCGTCGGCTCGTCGAGCAGCAGCATGTTCGAGGGCGAGACCAACATCTTTGCCATCGCGTAACGGTTGCGCTCGCCACCGGAGAGCACGCCGAGTTTTTTGAAGACGTCGTCGCCAGAGAACATGAAACAGCCAAGAAGCGAACGCAATTCGACGACGGGGACCTTGGGAGAGGAGGCGGCAATGTCGTCGAGCATCTCGGCGTTGGGATCGAGCACCTTGTACTGGTCCTGCGCGAAGAAGTCGACCAGCGCATTGTGGCCGTAACGCACCGTGCCTGAGGTGGGAGCTTCCTGCTCGCTGAGCAGGCGGATGAGCGTCGATTTACCCGCTCCATTGGCTCCAACAAGTGCGATGCGGTCACCACGCTCAATGGTGAAATTGAGATTGTCGAGGATGGTCTTCTGACCGCCATCGGGCGTGGGATAGACCTTGGTGAGGTTCTGCACTTCGATGACGGTACGACCCGAGGCCGGCGGCTGCGGGATGGTGAAGTGAATCGTTGCTTCTTCCTCGGGAATCTCGATGCGTTCGATCTTTTCGAGTTCCTTAATACGCGACTGCACCTGCTTGGCCTTGGTCGCCTGGTAGCGGAAGCGATTGATAAAGGCCTCGAGCGCGTCGATGCGATCTTTCTGATTCTTATAGGCAGCGATCAGCGTGGTGCGGCGCTCTTCCTTCTGGGTAACGTACTTCTCGTAGTTGCCGTGGTAGACATGCATCCGCTTGTTCCACAACTCCACGATCTTGTTCACCGTCACATCGAGAAAGTAGCGATCGTGCGAGATGAGGATGAACGCATTCGGATAGTCGTGCAGATAGTTTTCGAGCCAGTTACGGCTCTCAAGATCCAGATGGTTCGTCGGTTCGTCAAGCAGCAGCAGCGAGGGTTTCTGCAGCAACAGCTTGGCAAGCGCGATGCGCATCTGCCATCCACCGGAGAACTCTTCGGTTTTGCGCTGCCAGTCCTCCTTCGAGAAGCCGAGGCCACCGAGAACGGCACCGACCTGTGCATCGAGCGTATAGATGTCGTGCACATGGAGCTGATCAGCGATCTCGGAGTAACGGTCGGCTGCGGCCTGATACTCCTTCGACTTGGGGTCCTTTTCGGACATCGTGGTCATCAGCTCGAGAGATTCGGCCTCGAGAGCGTGTAGATGTTCGAAGACGGAGAGGCACTCCTCAAAGACAGTCTTGCCGCGCATAGCGAGGCCATCCTGAGGAAGGTATCCAATGGTCATTCCCTTTACGCGCGTCAGCTGGCCATAGTCCAGCGACTCGATGCCAGCCAATACCTTCAACAGCGTCGATTTTCCGGTGCCATTACCACCCACCAGAGCTGTACGCTCGTTCGGCGTAATCAGCCAGTTCACGTCTTCATATAGGAGCTTTAGGCCAAAGCGTTTTCCGGCCGAGATGAGTTGCAGCATGCACTTCTATTTTCGCATCTCGGACGTGTGGCCGCTGTTGACAGCTCTACTTGTGGCGTTGTGCGGTCCACTGGCCCTCGGCCTGGCCGTCTACCTTCATACGGCCATGGCCAGAATCGTCATCGATCCATCCAGCGAGCCGCGTTGGAGCAGGTGCTGCACTATCGCGCCAAGTACCAGTAAAGACTAGCTCGACGTAACCATCGCGCCAGGTGCCACTGACAGGCAGGTTATCGCCAAGGTCGCCGGACCAGGTCCCGGAAAGCTTGTTATTGTCGCGAGTCAGGTTCATGGTGCCTTTCATTGGGCCAGCATCGGTATTGAAGGCTACATCCCACATCCCTGCGGCTTCGCCTCCATTTTTGATCGGTTCAGGCGCAGCGGACGTGATCTTCAGGTTGGAGAAGTAAGCCTCTTCGCCCATAAAGCTGTACAGACCGATGCCGCCCCGGAGGTCTTCGCCCTTCAGTCCATCGACGATAAGACTGGGATTCGGAGAGCCGTTGATGTACAGCTTCGCGCGACGTCCGTGGACTTCGATTTTGACCCTGGTCCATTCTCCAGGCTGCATATCGGTGTACGCCTCGTAAATTGCAGGCCACTGTGTGCGTAGGACGGGCCAGCCAAAGTCGGGTTCGGAACTGTATTGCACGGAATGATTGCGCATGGCCTGGTCTTCAGCCTTTGAGTTGCCGGGCCGGAGGTAGAAGAGCTCGTACCGCGAGGCGTCTGGGCGAGCGCGGAAGGCGATTCCGATGAAGCCCGGCATGCGTACCCCGGGAGGAGTCGTGATTTTGGCCGCAACATCGGCCTCGATAGTCCCGTCGCGAAATTCGACGTCCTTGAGAAGGGTGAATCCAGATCCAGTTTTCGATTGCGTGATGATATGCAGGGCTTTGCGGCCTTTATATTCGACGACCTCAGTTTTCGCTCCCCGTGGAATAAGGTCTGCGGTGTCGGTGAACGCAAAACTGCGCGGCTCCGAAGTGGGCTTCTGTGTCTGTTCTGCGGCAACGGAGGTTCCAACAGGGAGGAAGACAAGAAGGCTGGCGAAGGCGAGGAGCGACTTTGTCGTAAGCATCAGCGAGAACGGTAGTCCACATGATGGAATGTCACAAGCTATCTGTGACGAAACGAAAGGGATATGAGGTGAACCAGCAGGGTTTCCTGGCAGAGACAACAACAAAGCTGCTCCGATACACTCAACAGTGAGAGCTTGATGCCAGGTCAGCCCCAATTATTTCCGGATCACGAACCCACTGTATTGCCTCAGCATTCGGGGGATCCCGCAGAGCCGAAACGCGCTGCGGCCCCCGTATGGCTCCAGCGACTCTCTCTGTTTGTTCTGGTGCTGTTCTGTGTCTACCTGGGCGTGCTGGTGATGCTGCTGCCGTGGTGGACGAAGGTGTGGGACCACAACCTCTTCTTCCAGTCTCACCCAACACTGGGGACGATTCTGCGGAATGGAGCGGTGAAGGGTATGATCTCAGGGCTGGGACTGTTGGATATCTGGATCGGTATCTCCGAGGCAGTCCATTATCGTGACTATCGGGGATAAATGGCCCACTGTCTCCCTCAGTTGTCAGAAAAGCGATTCTTTGAAACCTTAAGTGACTAAGCTCAACCGACGGAGAACGGCGAAGATGGCGACCCCCGAACAACCCGAAGCTCTGGAAAGCGCTGCACTGGCTTATGAAGATCCCGCTTTTATCAACTCTCCGGATGCACGCATCCTGCGCATTATGGCCGAATATCAGGAGCCGCTGACGCGTTTTCGTCGCGAACGCATCCAGGACACGGTGGTCTTCTTTGGTTCGGCACGTTTTCGCGCGCTCGATGTGGCGGCGGCGAACTTCGAACTGCTGGCCAATACGGGATCGAAGGAGCGGGCCCCTGAACAACCAGCCCGGCTCGAAGAGATCGAGCGCGGGCAGGCGACGGGCGAACGGCTTCGCCTTGCAGGAGCGGCGATCGAGATGGCTTCCTACTATGAAGACGCGCGCATCCTCGCCAGCAAGCTCGCCACCTGGGCGAAGTCGCTGCCGGGACCGCGGCATCGTTTTGTTGTCACCTCAGGCGGCGGTCCGGGAATCATGGAAGCTGCCAATCGCGGGGCCTACGAGGCCGGCGCGAAGACGATTGGATTGAACATCAAGTTGCCCTTTGAGCAACAACCGAATCCTTACATTACGCCTTCGTTGAACTTCAACTTCCATTACTTTTTCATGCGCAAATACTGGTTCGCCTACCTGGCGAAGGCGTTGGTGATCTTTCCCGGAGGATTCGGGACGCTGGACGAGATGTTCGAGCTGCTGACACTGGCC
This portion of the Edaphobacter sp. 4G125 genome encodes:
- a CDS encoding metallophosphoesterase family protein, with the protein product MRALILSDIHANLEALNAVLEAAAGTYDVLWNLGDVVGYGASPNEVIEIIRPLAQLNVRGNHDRVCCGLASALGFNPIARAAANWTHDEMTEENRQWLAGVPKGPIHPEGVPGIVLAHGSPLNEDQYILTMRDAWAPLQQTGIEITFIGHTHLQGGFCQREEQWHELRPRYETRNDAESWILPLPERTRHLINPGSVGQPRDHDWRAAFAIYDSEASEIVFHRVPYDLTTAQGRILMAELPEKLALRLREGR
- a CDS encoding capsule assembly Wzi family protein, whose translation is MTGANSLAQGSGCKDTLAIESQFASPMGSTYVPLDSWIYSAIDRLHGLGYADQAYLGMRPWTRMSIVHMLAETADKIADANDDEACTIFHSLQREMEPDVEDWNGSREPRTKLESVYTRLSGTAGTPLRDSFHLGQTFVNDYGRPYHEGFNNITGFSTRSSAGRFSLYFRGEYQHAPGAPGYNNALSTLLSNNDLISFTDHPNQATIPSGPIPAANNFRIVEANVSYLLLNHQFSFGKSDHWLSPAQGGSFAWSNNAENIYAFQIDRVEPLYIPLLSQITGPFRYQFSVGSLKGHTTPNAPWMHVEKLSFKPTENLELGFGRTVIWGGQRHVPITFGTFFRSFFHMTNVSAEEKFSRNDPGARFSFFDFSYRVPFARNWLTLYSDSFAHDDVNPISAPRRAAIRPGIYLSHFPGLKQLDFRAEAASTDPPTSRSNSGAFIYAEAVQLQGYTNKGSILGDWIGRESKGGQAWLTYHLSPEEQVQVSWRGAKAAKDFIPGGTTQNIFQVSAIKRFHKDFEVRGLFQHEQWKAPVYKPGGQSDTSVSMQITWLPKSIK
- a CDS encoding SMP-30/gluconolactonase/LRE family protein, producing the protein MSISNARRLATCIALIISLAQVASAAEILIGDAKSQPESMTVAPGGVLIAGSASSPFVYRVRSGSSTAEKFIDASAEGPGTFFFGMLADAASNTLWTCQLTPVPNTTPVQRHTALRGFDLRTGAQKVRWNLPGDNSMCNDFAIGPDKALYITDTANGKIFRLPAGASTAELYLEHRTLNGIDGITFLDGTLYVNNVVFNKLYRIPVSADGKPGAPVDIWMDQLVKAPDGMRAANGKLFVAENGGGRILALTVNGDKANVTVLKEGLKTPTGIEPAGDTLWFTERATGKVESIPMPK
- a CDS encoding 3-deoxy-7-phosphoheptulonate synthase, translated to MFHPTNNLRIKSSKVVLPPVFLEEEMPVTEQSSSTVFETRRQIGNILEGTDDRLVVVVGPCSIHDVDAAREYAARLKKVSDTLANELLIVMRVYFEKPRTTLGWKGLINDPYFDESFHINDGLRIARHLLLDLAKMGVPAGTEFLDMITPQYIADLVSWGAIGARTTESQVHRQLVSGLSCPVGFKNGTSGNIKIAIEAIVSANHPHTFLGTSETGQSAILFTAGNPECHIILRGGGQVTNFDAASVQTTAEQMEKAAIKPRIMIDFSHANSGKDFRKQAAVCRDVREQIAGGDSRIMGVMIESNLVEGAQSLVNGKAHVYGQSITDACIGWPETETLLGELAEAVAKRRELREAR
- a CDS encoding sugar phosphate isomerase/epimerase family protein, coding for MAKTSRRKFLAQTTAVVLASSFGSRAWAEASSSPIGLELYTVGEPLAKDPAGTLHKIAALGYQEVEVSGFANLTPAALRKLIDDAGLKCPAAHLQFGFKETAKVLEEAKALRVPYAASSILLPASGAPPSTAGGFGEIMAKLNSLTADDFKRIAERANRIGEEAKKAGVQFAYHNHTHEFRDLGGGETGYAILLAETDPVVVQFEADCGWMVTAGADPIQYFQRHPNRYRVIHVKDFPAGTKVTTTMGGAGAPHPTELGRGHIDYKPILAAAKRAGVEHFFVEQDPPMTGMTPLEAAEIDYAYMKLIND
- a CDS encoding dihydrofolate reductase family protein, with translation MSRVRVAGFGVSLDGFGAGSEQSLTDPLGKRGKDLFQWYFHTRTFCSMVGQEGGSVGDIDDVFASRAMENFGAFILGRNMFGPVRGPWPDDSWKGWWGDNPPYHAPTFVLTHYEREPIVMEGGTTFYFVTGGIEEALDRAKKAAGTKDIKIGGGVSTVRQYLQAGLIDSLHIVSAPILLGTGEALFDGLDLRGLGYSVTDRKVSEYATHLTLERG
- the abc-f gene encoding ribosomal protection-like ABC-F family protein, which produces MLQLISAGKRFGLKLLYEDVNWLITPNERTALVGGNGTGKSTLLKVLAGIESLDYGQLTRVKGMTIGYLPQDGLAMRGKTVFEECLSVFEHLHALEAESLELMTTMSEKDPKSKEYQAAADRYSEIADQLHVHDIYTLDAQVGAVLGGLGFSKEDWQRKTEEFSGGWQMRIALAKLLLQKPSLLLLDEPTNHLDLESRNWLENYLHDYPNAFILISHDRYFLDVTVNKIVELWNKRMHVYHGNYEKYVTQKEERRTTLIAAYKNQKDRIDALEAFINRFRYQATKAKQVQSRIKELEKIERIEIPEEEATIHFTIPQPPASGRTVIEVQNLTKVYPTPDGGQKTILDNLNFTIERGDRIALVGANGAGKSTLIRLLSEQEAPTSGTVRYGHNALVDFFAQDQYKVLDPNAEMLDDIAASSPKVPVVELRSLLGCFMFSGDDVFKKLGVLSGGERNRYAMAKMLVSPSNMLLLDEPTNHLDLRAKDVLLDAIRNFTGTVLFVSHDRYFIDGLATRVFEVEDKRVHIFPGNYEDYLWRKQGGPEKVKESLIVDLKKPPVAEPEPVVATVAVVEPPSASVKKLNPIKLKQMEDRLRFAEEEIPRLEEKIAAAEERLGNFVSAEQSQKDAAELDDLRSEKAILTAEWEVLAMALEEQRA
- a CDS encoding family 16 glycoside hydrolase; translated protein: MLTTKSLLAFASLLVFLPVGTSVAAEQTQKPTSEPRSFAFTDTADLIPRGAKTEVVEYKGRKALHIITQSKTGSGFTLLKDVEFRDGTIEADVAAKITTPPGVRMPGFIGIAFRARPDASRYELFYLRPGNSKAEDQAMRNHSVQYSSEPDFGWPVLRTQWPAIYEAYTDMQPGEWTRVKIEVHGRRAKLYINGSPNPSLIVDGLKGEDLRGGIGLYSFMGEEAYFSNLKITSAAPEPIKNGGEAAGMWDVAFNTDAGPMKGTMNLTRDNNKLSGTWSGDLGDNLPVSGTWRDGYVELVFTGTWRDSAAPAPTRLAGWIDDDSGHGRMKVDGQAEGQWTAQRHK
- a CDS encoding LOG family protein; translation: MATPEQPEALESAALAYEDPAFINSPDARILRIMAEYQEPLTRFRRERIQDTVVFFGSARFRALDVAAANFELLANTGSKERAPEQPARLEEIERGQATGERLRLAGAAIEMASYYEDARILASKLATWAKSLPGPRHRFVVTSGGGPGIMEAANRGAYEAGAKTIGLNIKLPFEQQPNPYITPSLNFNFHYFFMRKYWFAYLAKALVIFPGGFGTLDEMFELLTLAQTHKLAKKITTVIYGTPYWKSVINLDVLAEKGAIAPADLKLFRFADTPDEAFEILKDDLTKNHLNSDYEKMLQERARRAAAEHLVPHDPLPTAQELLGPDIASTR